In one Methanobacterium sp. genomic region, the following are encoded:
- the cysK gene encoding cysteine synthase A — translation MVKIPELKRGIANDATELIGNTPLVRLNRITEGAQAEVLAKLESFNPLSSVKDRIGVAMIEQGEKEGFINKETVLVEPTSGNTGIALAFVAAAKDYRLVLTMPDTMSMERRKLLALLGAEIVLTPGANGMKGAVAKAEELVEKLPNAVMPQQFKNKANPKIHRQTTANEIWRDTDGKVDILVAGIGTGGTLTGVAQVLKEKNPDFKAIAVEPEASPVLSGGQPGSHKIQGIGAGFIPDVLEIDLIDEIIKVKDENAADTMVRLAREEGILAGISSGAAVYAALEVAKREENKVKRIVVILPDTGERYLSMEWVFEKAFNEYATEEFTN, via the coding sequence ATGGTTAAAATACCAGAATTAAAAAGAGGAATAGCAAACGATGCTACAGAACTTATAGGAAATACTCCTCTGGTAAGGTTGAATAGAATTACAGAAGGTGCACAGGCAGAAGTTCTGGCAAAATTAGAATCATTCAACCCTTTAAGCAGTGTAAAGGATAGAATTGGAGTGGCGATGATTGAACAAGGCGAAAAGGAAGGATTTATAAATAAAGAAACAGTTTTAGTGGAGCCAACAAGCGGAAATACAGGTATAGCTCTTGCTTTTGTCGCAGCGGCTAAAGATTACAGATTAGTTCTCACCATGCCTGACACGATGTCCATGGAACGAAGAAAATTGCTCGCGCTTTTAGGTGCAGAAATTGTCTTAACTCCTGGTGCAAATGGAATGAAAGGTGCAGTTGCAAAGGCCGAAGAGCTTGTGGAAAAATTACCAAATGCAGTAATGCCTCAGCAATTTAAAAACAAGGCAAACCCCAAAATACATAGACAAACAACTGCAAATGAGATATGGAGAGATACAGACGGTAAAGTAGATATTTTGGTTGCAGGTATTGGTACCGGAGGGACTTTAACTGGTGTTGCACAGGTTCTGAAGGAAAAAAATCCTGATTTTAAGGCAATAGCTGTAGAACCAGAAGCATCACCCGTACTGTCTGGAGGACAGCCAGGATCCCATAAAATACAGGGAATAGGTGCAGGATTTATACCTGATGTACTGGAAATAGATTTAATAGATGAAATTATCAAGGTAAAAGATGAAAATGCAGCAGATACAATGGTTAGACTGGCAAGGGAAGAAGGAATTCTTGCAGGTATCTCATCAGGCGCTGCAGTTTATGCAGCCCTTGAAGTGGCGAAAAGAGAAGAAAATAAGGTTAAAAGAATTGTTGTTATTCTTCCAGATACAGGCGAGCGCTACCTAAGTATGGAATGGGTATTTGAAAAGGCATTCAACGAATATGCAACCGAAGAGTTTACAAATTAA
- a CDS encoding helix-turn-helix domain-containing protein, whose amino-acid sequence MRPPCEIVVWYVIPTIRSELAKELLNLGMKQKEISKLLDITQPAVSQYISDKRGHGIKFDAHTQSMIRLLARDLIEQDLGQGDIIRKVCDICKNIKAEEIICQLHKEKDNVPTGCNACMGSKRNEEFMDYCI is encoded by the coding sequence ATGAGACCACCATGTGAAATAGTTGTATGGTATGTAATCCCAACCATCAGATCAGAATTAGCAAAAGAACTTCTTAATTTAGGTATGAAACAAAAAGAAATCTCAAAGTTACTAGATATCACTCAACCAGCAGTATCACAGTATATAAGCGATAAGAGGGGTCATGGAATTAAATTTGATGCTCATACGCAAAGTATGATCCGGTTGCTTGCAAGAGATTTAATTGAGCAGGACTTAGGTCAAGGAGATATTATTCGAAAAGTATGCGACATATGTAAAAATATAAAAGCAGAAGAAATCATCTGTCAATTGCATAAAGAAAAAGATAATGTTCCTACAGGCTGCAATGCATGCATGGGTTCTAAAAGAAATGAAGAATTTATGGATTATTGCATTTAA
- a CDS encoding CoB--CoM heterodisulfide reductase iron-sulfur subunit B family protein, giving the protein MKKIPDKKILLFKSCLVNVEYPGVESSTKFLFDKLGIEYSISERQSCCTGLGHYADLFDQFSTTALSARNFGIAREEGHENIATLCATCYAILKKSANILNKKDHIRNSVNKIFEDSGLSDLKYNLENIDSRDNIFHTTEILYKKVDEIQDLVEVDLSSFKVAAHHACHYCKVHQKDTIGNERDPMVLETLAKACGVETVDWYDRKTSTCGNGFRQRYMNKELSFSITAEKLLSLKENEVDILLLMCPNCQLQFDRNQKVIGKSLGVEFNIICLNISQFLALALGADPYTVVGVQTHTVPVERILKEIKQINPCL; this is encoded by the coding sequence ATGAAGAAAATACCAGATAAAAAGATTTTACTCTTCAAAAGCTGTCTTGTAAATGTTGAGTATCCGGGTGTAGAATCCTCAACAAAGTTTCTATTTGATAAACTGGGAATTGAATATAGTATAAGCGAAAGACAATCATGCTGTACTGGTTTAGGGCATTATGCCGATCTTTTTGACCAATTTTCAACCACTGCACTATCAGCAAGAAATTTTGGAATTGCAAGAGAAGAAGGACATGAAAATATTGCTACATTGTGCGCTACCTGTTATGCAATACTAAAAAAATCAGCAAATATCCTCAATAAAAAGGATCATATTAGAAATAGCGTAAACAAAATATTTGAAGATTCAGGGCTTTCTGATTTAAAATATAATTTGGAAAATATAGATTCAAGGGATAATATATTCCATACAACTGAAATTCTTTATAAAAAGGTAGATGAAATTCAGGATCTTGTGGAAGTAGATTTATCTAGCTTTAAAGTGGCTGCACATCATGCATGTCACTACTGTAAAGTTCATCAAAAAGATACAATTGGAAATGAAAGAGATCCAATGGTTTTAGAAACTCTTGCTAAAGCATGTGGCGTGGAAACCGTAGACTGGTATGATCGTAAAACCAGTACGTGTGGTAACGGTTTCAGGCAGCGTTATATGAATAAAGAGTTATCATTTTCTATAACTGCCGAAAAACTTTTAAGTTTAAAGGAGAATGAGGTTGATATTCTTCTTCTAATGTGTCCTAACTGCCAGCTGCAGTTTGACAGAAATCAAAAAGTAATTGGAAAATCATTAGGTGTAGAATTTAATATTATATGCCTTAATATTTCTCAATTTTTGGCTCTTGCACTTGGAGCTGACCCTTACACTGTTGTAGGAGTTCAAACACATACAGTTCCTGTAGAACGAATTTTAAAGGAAATAAAGCAGATTAATCCATGTTTATGA
- a CDS encoding FAD-dependent oxidoreductase, with the protein MNNGHFSRYAPKSSIDIGVFLCKCGGNISDTVDIGRLKSSIDAKVVKEFENLCSIKCQKNIRDIILEEELDRVVIAACSPITHEKTFRNHVAPLNPYLLEMANIREQCSWVHSDVDKATEKAISLTNAAIERVQYARPLDAIVRKTKKSAAVIGGGISGITAALSLAKQGIKVHIIEEKPTVGGNMIKIGKVFSPEKLAEECALCLFNPLINEAVQHKNITIITNAELKSSQRKAGNFSLLVERKPSFVDEDKCIACGNCAEVCPVDVPNEWNEKLMLRKAIYKPFPQSVPDVYTIDEKHCIKCGKCQKVCTMRAINLKMKGEIIPLNVGSVVIATGHKGFDLKKRPEYGYERYEDVITQMELARIMGVNGPTNGKLLKPSDGKIPRRVVMVQCAGSRDEKPEGKRYCSKVCCMVALKHANFIRRYYPDTEIIICYTDMRTPGMYENYFRHVQSKEIKLIRGRPGDIAKIGDNLVVRVEDTLRGEQVEIETDMVVLSEAMEPSEGTLKVAEKLNVGLTEDLFVKEKHPKIKPVTTDVEGIYVCGTAQGPKDITDSVSQANAAASKVSEIMNGGLEIEPTIAVVDHYKCEMCGECVKACKYKAIYMHDERISVDPIACTGCGICISKCKNEAVEVMGQTDSQIFAMISGMLKDKKDGERRILAFVDYIGYVAADNIGINRISYPESVRIIRIPSINRLMPKHILYAFENGADGIFLGEYPDDIMYPAIQEKVGEIRSEILKNSIDPDRLMYYKVYAPYFRGLASKLVEFDKQVSKALDKLEPVLYKASSKDI; encoded by the coding sequence TTGAATAACGGTCATTTTTCAAGATACGCTCCAAAAAGCAGCATTGATATAGGAGTTTTTCTATGTAAATGTGGGGGAAACATTTCTGACACTGTAGATATTGGGAGGCTTAAATCCTCAATAGATGCTAAAGTGGTGAAAGAATTTGAAAATCTTTGCTCTATAAAGTGTCAGAAGAATATAAGGGACATTATACTTGAGGAAGAATTAGATAGGGTGGTAATTGCAGCATGTTCACCAATTACCCACGAAAAAACCTTTAGAAATCATGTTGCCCCCTTAAATCCATATCTGCTTGAGATGGCAAATATAAGGGAACAGTGTTCATGGGTGCATTCAGACGTGGATAAGGCAACAGAAAAGGCAATATCCCTTACAAATGCGGCCATTGAAAGGGTCCAGTATGCCAGACCTCTGGATGCAATAGTTAGAAAAACAAAAAAAAGCGCAGCTGTAATTGGTGGAGGAATATCTGGAATAACTGCAGCGCTTTCACTGGCAAAACAGGGTATTAAAGTCCACATAATTGAAGAAAAGCCAACTGTTGGGGGAAACATGATAAAAATCGGTAAGGTTTTTTCCCCAGAAAAGCTTGCAGAAGAATGTGCATTATGTCTTTTTAATCCGCTGATAAATGAAGCCGTCCAGCATAAAAATATCACTATAATCACTAATGCAGAGCTTAAATCCTCCCAAAGAAAAGCTGGAAACTTCAGTTTGCTTGTTGAAAGAAAACCAAGTTTTGTTGATGAAGATAAATGTATAGCATGCGGTAACTGTGCTGAAGTTTGTCCTGTCGATGTTCCTAATGAATGGAATGAAAAATTGATGTTAAGAAAGGCGATTTATAAGCCATTTCCTCAATCAGTTCCAGATGTTTATACGATTGATGAAAAACATTGTATTAAATGTGGAAAATGTCAGAAAGTCTGTACAATGAGAGCTATTAATCTTAAAATGAAAGGTGAAATCATACCTCTTAATGTAGGATCAGTAGTTATAGCAACAGGACATAAAGGATTTGACCTTAAAAAACGTCCAGAATATGGATATGAAAGGTATGAAGATGTTATAACTCAAATGGAGCTTGCAAGGATAATGGGCGTTAATGGGCCTACTAATGGTAAACTGCTCAAACCATCAGATGGTAAAATTCCAAGAAGAGTGGTAATGGTTCAATGTGCTGGTTCCAGGGATGAAAAACCTGAAGGAAAAAGATATTGTTCAAAAGTCTGCTGCATGGTTGCGTTAAAGCATGCAAACTTTATCCGGCGCTATTATCCTGATACTGAAATAATCATCTGTTATACAGACATGAGAACCCCTGGAATGTACGAAAATTACTTCAGACATGTACAATCTAAGGAAATTAAACTGATAAGAGGGCGTCCTGGAGATATAGCAAAGATCGGTGATAATCTAGTTGTAAGAGTTGAAGACACTCTTCGCGGTGAACAAGTAGAGATTGAAACTGATATGGTTGTTTTATCAGAGGCAATGGAACCATCGGAAGGAACATTAAAAGTTGCAGAGAAATTAAATGTGGGTCTTACTGAAGATTTGTTCGTAAAAGAGAAACATCCAAAGATAAAACCGGTAACCACTGATGTTGAAGGAATTTATGTTTGTGGAACTGCACAGGGCCCAAAAGATATTACAGATAGTGTGTCTCAGGCAAATGCAGCTGCATCTAAAGTTTCGGAGATAATGAATGGCGGATTAGAGATAGAACCTACAATCGCCGTAGTTGATCATTATAAATGTGAAATGTGCGGCGAATGCGTGAAAGCATGTAAATATAAGGCTATTTATATGCATGATGAACGTATATCCGTTGATCCTATTGCCTGCACTGGTTGTGGAATATGTATTTCAAAATGTAAGAATGAAGCAGTTGAAGTAATGGGCCAAACAGATAGTCAAATATTTGCAATGATTTCAGGCATGCTAAAGGACAAAAAAGATGGTGAAAGAAGAATTCTTGCTTTTGTAGATTATATTGGTTATGTGGCCGCCGATAATATTGGAATAAATAGAATATCCTATCCAGAATCAGTTAGAATCATTAGAATACCATCGATAAATCGTTTAATGCCAAAACATATTTTGTATGCATTTGAAAATGGTGCAGATGGTATATTTTTAGGTGAATATCCTGATGATATAATGTATCCTGCTATACAAGAAAAAGTGGGAGAAATCAGGTCTGAAATTCTAAAAAATAGTATAGATCCGGATAGATTAATGTATTATAAGGTTTATGCCCCATACTTTAGGGGATTGGCATCTAAACTTGTAGAATTCGACAAGCAGGTAAGTAAGGCTCTTGATAAACTTGAACCTGTTTTATATAAGGCTTCTTCTAAGGACATTTAG
- a CDS encoding O-acetylhomoserine aminocarboxypropyltransferase/cysteine synthase produces the protein MTEKKKEYGLSTLGLHVGQEEPDPATGARAVPIYQTSSYVFEDSDHAANLFALKEFGNIYTRIMNPTTDVFEKRIAAIESGNGALAVASGQAANTYALLNLSSPGDEIVSANNLYGGTYQLFNYTFPELGRKVNFVESTDLDAIENSITDKTKAIFAESIGNPKLDVPDYKAIAEIAHDNGIAFVVDNTTGVGLVKPIKYGADITTLSATKFIGGHGTSIGGVIVDSGNFDWDNGKFPTLDQPDPSYHGLNFWETFGDFPGLGNVAYIMRARVRLLRDIGAALSPFNAFQFLQGLETLDLRVKKHSENAFEVAKFLKDHPSVNWVTYPGLKDDPAHGLASKYLKGGYGALVGFGIKGGLESGKKFIENTELLSHLANIGDAKSLVIHPASTTHQQLTLEEQAQTGVTEDFVRLSIGLENVEDIIADIDQALSKI, from the coding sequence ATGACAGAAAAGAAAAAAGAATATGGATTAAGTACATTAGGATTGCATGTAGGGCAGGAAGAACCTGATCCTGCAACAGGAGCAAGGGCAGTTCCTATCTATCAGACATCATCATATGTTTTTGAAGATTCGGACCACGCAGCAAATCTCTTTGCATTAAAAGAATTTGGTAACATTTACACCCGTATAATGAACCCCACAACTGACGTTTTTGAAAAGAGAATTGCAGCAATTGAAAGTGGAAATGGAGCTTTAGCAGTGGCTTCTGGCCAAGCTGCAAATACTTATGCATTATTAAATCTTAGTTCACCTGGTGATGAAATAGTTTCAGCAAATAACCTTTATGGTGGAACTTATCAACTTTTCAACTATACTTTCCCAGAATTAGGTAGAAAAGTGAATTTTGTAGAGTCTACTGATCTCGATGCAATTGAAAATTCAATTACAGATAAAACAAAAGCTATTTTTGCTGAATCAATAGGAAACCCAAAATTAGATGTACCGGATTACAAAGCAATTGCAGAAATTGCACACGATAACGGAATAGCATTTGTAGTGGATAATACAACCGGTGTAGGGCTTGTAAAACCCATCAAATATGGGGCGGACATTACAACTCTGTCTGCAACAAAATTCATAGGGGGACACGGCACATCCATTGGTGGAGTAATTGTTGATTCTGGAAACTTTGATTGGGATAACGGTAAATTTCCAACTTTAGACCAGCCAGATCCAAGTTATCATGGACTCAATTTCTGGGAAACATTTGGTGATTTTCCAGGACTTGGAAATGTGGCTTACATAATGAGGGCGAGAGTAAGACTTCTTAGGGATATTGGGGCTGCTTTAAGTCCTTTTAACGCGTTCCAATTTTTACAGGGTCTTGAAACATTAGATTTAAGGGTTAAAAAACACTCTGAAAATGCATTTGAAGTTGCAAAATTCCTTAAAGACCATCCTTCAGTAAATTGGGTAACATATCCTGGATTAAAAGATGATCCTGCCCATGGATTGGCATCTAAATATTTAAAAGGAGGATATGGGGCTTTAGTAGGATTTGGAATTAAAGGTGGCCTTGAATCTGGTAAAAAATTCATTGAAAACACTGAACTTCTCTCACATCTTGCAAATATTGGAGATGCAAAGAGTCTAGTTATTCATCCGGCTTCAACAACTCATCAGCAACTTACACTTGAGGAACAAGCACAAACTGGAGTTACAGAAGACTTTGTAAGACTTTCCATCGGTCTTGAAAACGTTGAAGATATTATAGCAGACATAGATCAGGCATTATCCAAAATATAA
- a CDS encoding 4Fe-4S dicluster domain-containing protein, whose translation MNTLKIGENTFELVESIIKDLKASENLGLLKCIQCGMCTSVCPAARHTDYDPREIVKRVLDKDENLITDDIIWNCFYCYTCHSVCPVNNSPCELNQILRQKAIDHGRGKPKIAPFSAYGDYFLEFGLGTIPDDFSEDLLKDYGKEWLELKVNLDNIREKLGLGSLLLAEKDVSDINKILEKTGFTKRLERVRRCKNEENTR comes from the coding sequence ATGAATACTCTTAAAATAGGTGAAAATACCTTTGAACTTGTAGAAAGCATTATTAAAGACTTAAAAGCGTCAGAAAATCTCGGACTTCTTAAATGTATTCAGTGTGGAATGTGTACATCAGTATGTCCAGCAGCAAGACACACAGACTACGATCCAAGAGAAATAGTTAAAAGAGTACTGGATAAAGATGAAAATTTAATTACAGATGATATAATCTGGAATTGTTTTTACTGTTACACCTGTCACAGCGTATGCCCGGTAAATAACAGTCCATGTGAATTAAATCAAATTTTAAGACAAAAAGCAATTGACCATGGAAGAGGAAAACCTAAAATAGCCCCTTTTTCGGCATATGGTGATTATTTCCTTGAATTTGGACTTGGAACAATTCCTGATGACTTTTCTGAGGATCTATTGAAGGATTATGGAAAGGAATGGCTTGAATTAAAGGTTAACCTGGATAATATAAGGGAAAAACTGGGTCTTGGATCCCTGTTATTAGCAGAAAAAGATGTAAGTGACATCAACAAAATTTTGGAGAAGACAGGGTTTACTAAAAGACTAGAAAGGGTAAGGCGATGTAAAAATGAAGAAAATACCAGATAA
- a CDS encoding ion transporter, producing the protein MNQKIKHHLKFIDTVDDKVKQSIEAIIIVLIITDLFLIILMTFIDMPQSIRNLIIEFDLFVCIILFFEFMIKIRNEKSKLKYIRKNWVDMVAMVPVDFLAVIASDYIGLIRFIRIMRLARLARVFVLIRKGQKNILDFLRKTQIVHGAVIFLFIFAAGTVSFFLLEHGSNGSVDSFDDALWYVIVTITTVGYGDISPDSVGGRITGAIIMIAGVFFMSLLTASLASIMIEKETKEESDKTLEEMKSQMENMRQEMLTEINELKEIIKKSK; encoded by the coding sequence ATGAATCAAAAAATTAAGCATCATTTAAAGTTCATAGATACTGTTGATGACAAAGTTAAGCAGAGTATAGAGGCAATTATAATCGTCCTGATTATAACTGATCTGTTTTTAATTATTTTAATGACATTTATTGACATGCCTCAGTCTATACGCAATCTAATAATAGAATTTGACCTTTTTGTTTGTATTATATTATTTTTTGAGTTCATGATTAAAATACGAAATGAAAAGAGTAAATTAAAGTATATACGCAAAAATTGGGTTGATATGGTTGCTATGGTACCTGTAGATTTCCTTGCTGTAATTGCTTCTGATTATATAGGCCTTATTAGATTTATAAGGATCATGAGATTAGCAAGACTTGCAAGGGTTTTTGTACTTATTAGAAAAGGTCAAAAAAACATTCTGGATTTCCTTCGAAAAACACAAATTGTTCATGGTGCAGTCATATTTTTATTTATTTTTGCAGCAGGAACAGTATCATTCTTTTTACTTGAACATGGCTCAAATGGCAGTGTTGACAGCTTTGATGATGCTTTATGGTATGTTATAGTTACAATTACCACTGTAGGTTATGGGGATATTAGTCCAGATTCAGTTGGAGGTAGAATTACTGGAGCAATTATAATGATTGCAGGTGTATTTTTTATGAGTTTATTAACGGCTTCATTGGCTTCTATTATGATTGAAAAAGAAACTAAAGAGGAATCTGACAAAACATTGGAAGAAATGAAATCTCAAATGGAAAATATGCGCCAGGAAATGCTGACAGAAATTAATGAATTAAAAGAGATAATTAAAAAAAGCAAATGA
- the cysS gene encoding cysteine--tRNA ligase: protein MKIYNTMTRKKEEFKPLNENRIKMFVCGPTVYDKSHIGHGRTYIAFDVIARYLKYKGYSVFYLQNITDIDDKIIKRARELGVEPLKLAKEFEEHYFHDMELLNVTNVNFYARAMEHLNEIINQIQTLMNKGFAYETPTGVYFDESLFKDFGKLSNRNIEELNVHRVNPDPTKRNPGDFALWKKRDDEPSWDSPWGPGRPGWHIEDTAISETYFGGQFDIHGGGLDLIFPHHEAEIAQMESATGKKPMVKYWMHTGFLNVSGEKMSKSLGNFITIEELLKEYDPQVFRFFVLSTHYRSPIDFSDNALHQSENSIKRIYKLIETIDELLDMDLTEKNENDKNYLKLLEKTKNEFLDAMDNDFNTPIAISVLFNLIREINKGINEENISKNILKEIKLLFNEFGDILGLIFSVESCKGDSNSQLLDTLIDVREKLRADKNYELADEIRSRLRDFGINLEDK, encoded by the coding sequence ATGAAAATATACAACACCATGACCCGTAAAAAAGAAGAATTCAAACCTTTAAACGAAAACAGGATTAAAATGTTTGTATGTGGGCCAACAGTCTATGATAAATCACATATAGGGCATGGGAGAACTTATATTGCTTTTGATGTCATTGCAAGATATCTCAAATATAAAGGATACAGCGTTTTTTATTTGCAAAATATTACAGATATCGATGACAAAATAATTAAAAGAGCAAGGGAACTTGGAGTCGAACCATTAAAACTTGCTAAAGAGTTTGAGGAACACTATTTCCATGATATGGAATTATTGAATGTGACTAACGTTAATTTTTATGCAAGAGCCATGGAACACCTCAATGAAATTATTAATCAAATTCAGACACTCATGAATAAAGGTTTTGCTTATGAAACCCCTACAGGAGTATATTTTGATGAATCACTGTTTAAAGACTTTGGAAAACTTTCAAACAGAAATATTGAAGAGTTAAATGTTCACAGAGTTAATCCAGATCCTACAAAAAGAAATCCTGGTGATTTTGCCCTCTGGAAAAAGAGGGATGATGAACCCTCATGGGACTCACCATGGGGCCCTGGAAGGCCAGGATGGCATATCGAAGATACTGCAATATCTGAAACCTATTTTGGAGGGCAATTTGATATCCATGGTGGAGGATTAGATCTCATATTCCCTCATCACGAGGCAGAAATTGCACAGATGGAATCTGCAACTGGTAAAAAGCCAATGGTTAAATACTGGATGCATACAGGCTTCCTGAATGTTAGCGGAGAGAAAATGTCCAAATCTCTTGGAAATTTTATCACAATCGAAGAACTGCTTAAAGAATATGACCCTCAGGTCTTCAGATTTTTTGTTCTTTCCACTCATTACAGAAGTCCAATTGATTTTAGCGATAATGCCCTACATCAATCAGAAAATAGTATTAAAAGAATCTATAAATTGATAGAAACCATAGATGAACTTTTAGATATGGACCTAACTGAAAAAAATGAAAATGATAAAAATTACCTTAAATTATTAGAAAAAACAAAAAATGAATTTTTAGATGCAATGGATAATGATTTTAACACCCCTATTGCGATTTCGGTTCTCTTTAATTTAATTAGAGAGATAAATAAAGGAATAAATGAAGAAAATATCTCCAAAAATATACTTAAAGAAATAAAATTACTATTTAATGAATTTGGAGATATCTTGGGACTTATTTTTTCAGTTGAATCCTGCAAAGGAGACTCAAATAGCCAATTACTGGACACTTTAATTGATGTAAGGGAAAAACTCCGTGCAGATAAGAATTATGAGCTTGCAGACGAAATACGGAGTCGATTAAGGGACTTTGGCATCAACTTAGAAGATAAATAA
- the cysE gene encoding serine O-acetyltransferase encodes MFDRVREDIQMVMLRDPAARSKLEIFLTYPGLHAIWLYRIAHCLWIRNHGLSAGLISALARFFTGIEIHPGAKIGRRVFIDHGMGVVIGETAEIGNDVLIYQGVVLGGTSLEKKKRHPTIGNGIVIGAGAKIIGNITIGDCSKIGAGSVVLKSAPMGSTVVGIPGRNVKEERKCAIDLDHGELPDPVAEIIKIILERQDEMERKIQALGVSTSVIEMNELFEKKSEIEEIFSEGSGI; translated from the coding sequence ATGTTTGATCGAGTTAGAGAAGACATACAAATGGTAATGCTAAGAGATCCAGCAGCAAGAAGTAAATTAGAAATATTTCTAACATATCCTGGACTTCATGCTATCTGGCTTTATAGAATAGCGCACTGCTTATGGATTCGTAATCATGGGCTTTCAGCAGGATTAATTTCGGCTCTAGCTCGCTTCTTTACAGGAATAGAAATACATCCCGGTGCAAAAATTGGGAGAAGAGTTTTCATTGATCATGGAATGGGAGTAGTTATTGGAGAAACTGCAGAAATTGGAAACGATGTTTTAATTTATCAGGGTGTCGTTTTGGGTGGAACAAGCTTAGAAAAGAAAAAAAGGCACCCTACTATTGGTAATGGTATTGTAATTGGTGCAGGAGCTAAAATAATAGGAAATATTACAATAGGGGACTGTTCAAAAATAGGTGCAGGCTCAGTAGTCTTAAAATCAGCGCCAATGGGGTCTACAGTTGTTGGAATACCTGGAAGAAACGTGAAAGAGGAACGTAAATGCGCTATAGATTTAGATCATGGGGAGTTACCGGATCCTGTTGCAGAAATTATTAAAATTATTTTAGAGCGCCAGGATGAAATGGAAAGAAAGATTCAAGCTTTAGGAGTATCAACATCAGTAATTGAAATGAATGAACTATTTGAAAAAAAATCAGAAATCGAAGAGATATTTTCAGAAGGATCAGGCATTTAA
- a CDS encoding NifB/NifX family molybdenum-iron cluster-binding protein: MSYKIAIASSDGKFVNQHFGRAQQFLIVELKDDGSYEYLETRQNKPACAIDSHDSLLEDAVNLISDCDGVLVSDIGRGAADMLISHGIQPVIIPMLIEDALKKVYELIQKEKEYIF; this comes from the coding sequence ATGTCATATAAAATAGCAATAGCCAGTAGTGATGGAAAATTCGTAAATCAGCATTTTGGCAGGGCACAGCAATTTTTGATAGTTGAACTTAAAGATGATGGGAGCTACGAATATTTGGAAACTCGACAGAACAAGCCAGCATGTGCCATTGATAGTCATGATTCTTTACTGGAAGATGCTGTAAATCTCATTTCAGATTGTGATGGGGTTCTGGTGAGCGATATAGGTCGGGGGGCTGCGGATATGCTTATTTCTCACGGAATTCAGCCTGTAATTATACCAATGTTAATAGAAGACGCCTTAAAGAAGGTATATGAATTAATTCAAAAAGAAAAAGAATATATTTTCTAA